The DNA region GATCAGAAAAACGTTGTAATTACAAAAATACTATTCATAAAATAAAAAATTTTTACTATACAATAAAACATTAAGTATATACTAAAAATTAATATAATATCACAATTAAAACAGTTTTTACTTATTATATAAATTTATAAAGTGATTTTTTTGTTTTCTTCAACCGATTCTAAAACTATACAATTAGCACCAATGATAGAATTTTTGCCTATTATAGTATCCCCTCCAAATATAGAAGCATTGGCATATATTGTAACATAATCGCAAACTGTAGGGTGTCTTTTTTTGCCTTCTAAACTTCTTCCATTAGTTAATGATAATGCCCCCAAAGTAACCCCTTGATATATTTTYACATGATGACCTATAAGTGTAGTTTCTCCTATAACTATCCCTGTACCATGGTCTATAAAGAAATAATCTCCTATATTAGCTCCTGGGTGAATGTCTATACCTGTTTTTGAATGTGCAAATTCAGATATAGTTCTTGCTATTAAAAACTCTTTTTGATTATAAAATATATGTGCTATTCTATAATGAAAAATCGCTCTAAATCCAG from Brachyspira sp. SAP_772 includes:
- a CDS encoding serine O-acetyltransferase → GFRAIFHYRIAHIFYNQKEFLIARTISEFAHSKTGIDIHPGANIGDYFFIDHGTGIVIGETTLIGHHVKIYQGVTLGALSLTNGRSLEGKKRHPTVCDYVTIYANASIFGGDTIIGKNSIIGANCIVLESVEENKKITL